Proteins encoded together in one Thermophilibacter immobilis window:
- the rlmN gene encoding 23S rRNA (adenine(2503)-C(2))-methyltransferase RlmN, with protein sequence MQPDTPASTTHATGETLIDVHTLSRGALTELVGELGQPAFRAKQIEEWVWAKNASSFDEMSNLPKALREELARRLTLGTTEEAARQVSADGSRKYLLRYPDGVSVECVGMPTKNRLAVCASTQAGCAMGCAFCATGTQGLTRSLTAAEIYEQVMHVRDDFNMRATSVVLMGQGEPFMNYDASLGALRLLNSPDGAGIGARHLTVSTCGVIPQIMRFAKEPEQFTLAVSLHSAIQATRNALMPGVRKYTLVNLYAVMGEYVNKTGRRPTYEYALIGGVNDTDTELQALSDFCEGTLAHVNLIQLNEVKGSRFHPSSSARAEDFVRRLGSVGVEATIRNSRGADIDAACGQLKQLVGRR encoded by the coding sequence ATGCAGCCAGACACCCCTGCGTCCACCACACATGCCACGGGCGAGACGCTGATTGACGTGCACACGCTCTCAAGAGGAGCGCTCACGGAGCTCGTCGGCGAGCTCGGACAGCCCGCGTTCAGGGCGAAGCAGATTGAGGAGTGGGTGTGGGCGAAGAACGCCTCCTCGTTCGACGAGATGAGCAACCTCCCCAAGGCGCTGCGCGAGGAGCTGGCGCGCCGCCTCACCCTGGGCACCACCGAGGAGGCCGCGCGGCAGGTCTCCGCCGACGGCAGCCGCAAGTACCTCCTGCGCTATCCCGACGGGGTCTCGGTGGAGTGCGTAGGCATGCCCACCAAGAACCGCCTCGCCGTCTGTGCCTCCACGCAGGCGGGATGCGCCATGGGCTGCGCCTTCTGCGCGACGGGCACCCAGGGGCTCACCCGCTCCCTCACGGCGGCCGAGATATACGAGCAGGTCATGCATGTGCGCGATGACTTCAACATGCGCGCGACGAGCGTAGTCCTCATGGGGCAGGGCGAGCCCTTCATGAACTACGACGCGTCTCTGGGCGCGCTGCGCCTGCTCAACTCCCCTGACGGCGCCGGCATAGGCGCGCGCCACCTCACGGTCTCCACCTGCGGCGTCATCCCCCAGATCATGCGTTTCGCCAAGGAGCCCGAGCAGTTCACGCTTGCCGTCTCGCTGCACTCCGCCATCCAGGCCACCAGAAACGCTCTCATGCCGGGCGTGCGCAAGTACACGCTCGTCAACCTCTACGCCGTGATGGGAGAGTACGTCAACAAGACCGGGCGACGACCCACCTACGAGTACGCCCTCATCGGCGGCGTCAACGACACGGACACCGAGCTCCAGGCCCTCTCCGACTTCTGCGAGGGGACCCTCGCCCACGTGAACCTCATTCAGCTCAACGAGGTCAAGGGCTCGAGGTTTCACCCCTCGTCCTCCGCGCGCGCGGAGGACTTCGTGCGCAGGCTCGGGAGCGTGGGCGTCGAGGCGACCATACGAAACTCGCGCGGCGCGGATATCGACGCGGCATGCGGGCAGCTCAAGCAGCTCGTAGGGCGCCGCTAG
- a CDS encoding D-alanine--D-alanine ligase family protein, whose translation MNRAALKSLRVVVIAGGWSDEREISLGSATECRQALLDAGFAVVDLLDLADARFLNSLTGGHYDVAFVAMHGRYGEDGCIQGLLEILHMPYTFSGVSASAVATEKELAKAVYAAAHIRTPRGIDLAPRATLTDEQVDALVGALGLPLFVKPASNGSSFGISRVTERAQLPAALATAGAGGGRILVEECVEGMEITVPVMGNEDAHALPIVEIVTGADFYDLKVKYEPSAMHHVIPARLEPGVYAKAQELAVRAHRALGCRGCSRSDFIVTDQGEPVILETNTIPGMTAVSLLPDSARHGGVEFPELCTRFIEYALEAAEKSI comes from the coding sequence ATGAACAGAGCAGCGCTGAAGTCCCTACGAGTCGTCGTGATCGCGGGGGGGTGGTCGGACGAGCGTGAGATATCGCTCGGCTCTGCCACGGAGTGCCGGCAGGCCCTTCTCGACGCGGGCTTTGCGGTCGTCGACCTCCTTGACCTCGCCGACGCGCGCTTCTTGAACTCCCTCACGGGCGGCCACTACGACGTGGCGTTCGTGGCCATGCACGGCCGCTACGGCGAGGACGGCTGCATCCAGGGCCTCCTTGAGATTCTCCACATGCCCTATACGTTTTCTGGGGTGAGCGCCTCGGCGGTCGCAACCGAGAAGGAGCTTGCCAAGGCCGTCTACGCCGCCGCCCACATTCGCACGCCGCGCGGCATCGACCTCGCACCGCGCGCGACGCTCACCGACGAGCAGGTCGACGCCCTCGTGGGCGCGCTTGGTCTGCCCCTGTTCGTCAAGCCGGCCTCCAACGGATCGAGCTTTGGCATCTCGCGGGTGACCGAGCGTGCCCAGCTCCCCGCCGCGCTCGCCACGGCCGGTGCGGGCGGCGGGCGCATCCTGGTGGAGGAGTGCGTCGAGGGCATGGAGATCACCGTGCCCGTCATGGGAAACGAGGACGCCCACGCCCTGCCCATCGTCGAGATCGTGACCGGAGCGGACTTCTACGACCTCAAGGTCAAGTACGAGCCGTCCGCGATGCACCACGTGATCCCCGCCCGTCTGGAGCCCGGGGTCTACGCCAAGGCGCAGGAGCTCGCTGTGCGCGCCCACCGCGCGCTCGGGTGTAGGGGGTGCTCGCGCAGTGACTTCATCGTCACGGACCAGGGGGAGCCCGTCATCCTGGAGACCAACACGATTCCCGGGATGACGGCGGTGAGCCTCCTGCCCGACTCCGCGCGCCACGGGGGCGTGGAGTTTCCCGAGCTCTGCACCCGATTCATCGAGTACGCCCTCGAGGCAGCCGAAAAGAGCATCTGA